A genomic window from Aquila chrysaetos chrysaetos chromosome 9, bAquChr1.4, whole genome shotgun sequence includes:
- the DEDD gene encoding death effector domain-containing protein isoform X1, whose protein sequence is MAAFKRSRAQAWPEEWGDREHGLYSLHRMFDIVGTHLTHRDVRVLSFLFVDVIDDYERGMIRSGRDFLLALERQGRCDETNFRQVLQLLRIITRHDLLPYVTLKRRRAVCPDLVDKYLEETSIRYVTPRAHSEAEHGLGHPHKSVPPHHPVVCCSSAGPQICTKRPGRGRTLLSSQRKRRKSATPDPKEKQTCGKSRWGGGGQGVLGGPGPMPEHSPPFPLPSDIRLRVRAEYCQHETALQGNVFSNKQDPLERQFERFNQANTILKSRDLGSIICDIKFSELTYLDAFWRDYINGSLLEALKGVFITDSLKQAVGHEAIKLLVNVDEEDYEVGRQKLLRNLMLQTAP, encoded by the exons ATGGCTGCCTTCAAACGGAGCCGAGCGCAAGCATGGCCGGAGGAATGGGGCGATCGGGAGCATGGGCTGTACAGCCTGCACCGCATGTTCGACATCGTGGGCACCCACCTGACCCACCGGGATGTGCGGgtgctctccttcctcttcgTCGATGTGATCGACGATTATGAGAGGGGGATGATTCGCAGTGGCCGGGACTTCTTGCTGGCGCTGGAGCGGCAGGGCCGCTGCGACGAGACCAACTTCCGACAGGTGCTGCAGTTGCTGCGGATTATCACTCGCCACGACCTGCTGCCCTATGTCACCCTCAAGAGGCGACGGGCCG TGTGTCCGGACCTGGTGGACAAGTACCTGGAGGAGACGTCCATTCGCTACGTGACGCCCCGAGCTCACAGCGAGGCAGAGCATGGGCTCGGCCACCCCCATAAATCAG TGCCTCCCCACCACCCCGTGGTCTGCTGCTCCTCTGCGGGACCCCAGATCTGTACCAAGAGGCCCGGCCGTGGCAGGACCCTCCTCAGCAGCCAGCGCAAGAGGAGGAAGTCGGCAACGCCGGACCCTAAGGAGAAGCAGACCTGTGGTAAGagccgctgggggggggggggtcaagGGGTGTTGGGGGGTCCTGGCCCCATGCCAGAGCACTCACCACCCTTCCCGCTTCCTTCAGATATCCGCCTGCGGGTCCGAGCTGAGTACTGCCAGCATGAGACGGCGCTTCAAGGCAATGTCTTCTCCAACAAGCAGGACCCCTTGGAGCGTCAGTTTGAGCGCTTCAACCAGGCCAACACCATCCTGAAGTCCCGGGACCTGGGCTCCATCATCTGTGACATAAAATTCTCAGAGCTCACCTACCTCGACGCGTTCTGGCGTGATTACATCAATGGCTCTTTGCTGGAAGCCCTCAAGGGCGTCTTCATCACGGACTCGCTCAAACAAGCCGTGGGCCACGAAGCCATCAAACTGCTGGTCAATGTGGATGAGGAGGATTACGAGGTCGGGCGCCAGAAACTCCTGAGGAACTTGATGCTGCAGACGGCTCCCTGA
- the DEDD gene encoding death effector domain-containing protein isoform X2, whose translation MAAFKRSRAQAWPEEWGDREHGLYSLHRMFDIVGTHLTHRDVRVLSFLFVDVIDDYERGMIRSGRDFLLALERQGRCDETNFRQVLQLLRIITRHDLLPYVTLKRRRAVCPDLVDKYLEETSIRYVTPRAHSEAEHGLGHPHKSVPPHHPVVCCSSAGPQICTKRPGRGRTLLSSQRKRRKSATPDPKEKQTCDIRLRVRAEYCQHETALQGNVFSNKQDPLERQFERFNQANTILKSRDLGSIICDIKFSELTYLDAFWRDYINGSLLEALKGVFITDSLKQAVGHEAIKLLVNVDEEDYEVGRQKLLRNLMLQTAP comes from the exons ATGGCTGCCTTCAAACGGAGCCGAGCGCAAGCATGGCCGGAGGAATGGGGCGATCGGGAGCATGGGCTGTACAGCCTGCACCGCATGTTCGACATCGTGGGCACCCACCTGACCCACCGGGATGTGCGGgtgctctccttcctcttcgTCGATGTGATCGACGATTATGAGAGGGGGATGATTCGCAGTGGCCGGGACTTCTTGCTGGCGCTGGAGCGGCAGGGCCGCTGCGACGAGACCAACTTCCGACAGGTGCTGCAGTTGCTGCGGATTATCACTCGCCACGACCTGCTGCCCTATGTCACCCTCAAGAGGCGACGGGCCG TGTGTCCGGACCTGGTGGACAAGTACCTGGAGGAGACGTCCATTCGCTACGTGACGCCCCGAGCTCACAGCGAGGCAGAGCATGGGCTCGGCCACCCCCATAAATCAG TGCCTCCCCACCACCCCGTGGTCTGCTGCTCCTCTGCGGGACCCCAGATCTGTACCAAGAGGCCCGGCCGTGGCAGGACCCTCCTCAGCAGCCAGCGCAAGAGGAGGAAGTCGGCAACGCCGGACCCTAAGGAGAAGCAGACCTGTG ATATCCGCCTGCGGGTCCGAGCTGAGTACTGCCAGCATGAGACGGCGCTTCAAGGCAATGTCTTCTCCAACAAGCAGGACCCCTTGGAGCGTCAGTTTGAGCGCTTCAACCAGGCCAACACCATCCTGAAGTCCCGGGACCTGGGCTCCATCATCTGTGACATAAAATTCTCAGAGCTCACCTACCTCGACGCGTTCTGGCGTGATTACATCAATGGCTCTTTGCTGGAAGCCCTCAAGGGCGTCTTCATCACGGACTCGCTCAAACAAGCCGTGGGCCACGAAGCCATCAAACTGCTGGTCAATGTGGATGAGGAGGATTACGAGGTCGGGCGCCAGAAACTCCTGAGGAACTTGATGCTGCAGACGGCTCCCTGA
- the NIT1 gene encoding deaminated glutathione amidase — LPGEAVPPPSLLRARLAEGVGRGTLPASSPCSRWAGTPRCATAPRACPTPWQTPPTLKPLVAVGQVTSTPDKELNFAVCAGLVREAAHRGACLVFLPEGFDYIGSNTAQTLSLAEGLDGDLMGRYAELAKEYGVWLSLGGFHERGQDWPTTQRIYNCHVLLDPAGNIVAAYRKTHLCDVELEGRVTMKESSFTNPGTEIVAPISTPAGKLGLSICYDLRFPEISLALRRAGAEILTYPSAFTIPTGSAHWEQVLLRARAIESQCYVVAAAQTGKNHEHRTSYGHALVVDPWGAVVAQCHEGIGLCYAEIDLDYLHRIRQEIPVHSHRRPDLYGTVAATGLAPVP; from the exons TTGCCCGGTGAGGCGGTGCCGCCGCCATCTTTGTTGCGGGCGCGGCTGGCGGAGGGGGTGGGACGGGGGACTTTGCCCGCGTCTTCTCCGTGCAGCCGG TGGGCAGGTACCCCACGCTGTGCCACAGCTCCCCGCGCCTGCCCCACGCCATGGCAGACCCCCCCGACGCTGAAGCCGCTGGTGGCCGTGGGCCAGGTCACCTCCACGCCTGACAAGGAGCTGAACTTCGCCGTCTGTGCCGGGCTGGTGCGGGAGGCGGCACATCGTGGCGCCTGCCTCGTCTTCCTCCCCGAGGGCTTCGACTACATCGGCTCCAACACAGCACAGACCCTCAGCCTGGCCGAGGGACTGGACGGGGACCTCATGGGACGCTACGCCGAGCTGGCTAA GGAGTACGGCGTGTGGCTGTCCCTGGGCGGCTTCCACGAGCGCGGCCAGGACTGGCCGACCACGCAGCGCATCTACAACTGCCACGTGCTGCTGGACCCTGCAG GTAACATCGTGGCCGCTTACAGGAAGACCCACCTGTGTGACGTGGAGCTGGAGGGACGCGTCACCATGAAGGAGAGCAGTTTCACCAATCCCGGTACCGAGATCGTGGCCCCGATCAGCACGCCGGCAGGGAAG CTCGGCCTCTCCATCTGCTATGACCTGCGCTTCCCCGAGATCTCGCTAGCGCTGCGGCGTGCCGGTGCCGAGATCCTCACCTACCCTTCAGCCTTCACCATCCCCACGGGCTCGGCACACTGGGAG CAGGTGCTGCTGCGGGCCCGGGCCATCGAGAGCCAGTGCTACGTGGTGGCAGCTGCCCAGACTGGGAAGAACCACGAGCACCGGACGTCCTATGGCCACGCGCTGGTGGTGGACCCCTGGGGTGCCGTGGTAGCCCAGTGCCATGAGGGAATTGGGCTCTGCTACGCCGAGATCGACCTCGACTACCTGCACCGCATCCGCCAGGAGATCCCAGTGCACAGCCACCGCCGGCCTGACCTCTATGGCACCGTGGCAGCCACAGGGCTGGCGCCAGTGCCATAA